The following coding sequences lie in one Patescibacteria group bacterium genomic window:
- a CDS encoding site-specific DNA-methyltransferase, whose product MKNDKFINNIICADALEVLSQIESGSIDIVLTDPPYFLDKMDNRWDDKKVSKQSNFYAVNSLPAGMKFDREQGRRFYSWYLKISGELFRVLKPGGFFFSFSSPRLYHRMVCAIDDAGFEIRDTFIWLYTQNQAKAMGVEHFIKKMSIDEEAKEKIKDKLNGWKTPQIKSCFEPIAMAQKPAGQTYLNNMLEHGVGLFNTNIRIGNNMYPANVFSVDKISEAIDKVFLLSKPSKNEKGHYNDHKTVKPLAVCEYLIKLSAFSEDAIVLDPFVGSGTTAVAAKRLGKRYIGIDVNEEYVKIAERRLAELDKKVDLFDSAEKAEKQVQTSFLMR is encoded by the coding sequence GTGAAAAATGACAAATTCATAAATAATATAATCTGCGCAGATGCGTTAGAGGTATTGTCCCAAATTGAAAGTGGTTCAATAGATATCGTTCTAACGGACCCCCCCTATTTCTTAGATAAGATGGATAATCGTTGGGATGATAAAAAAGTTTCAAAGCAGAGTAATTTCTATGCGGTTAATTCTCTGCCCGCCGGAATGAAATTTGATCGCGAGCAGGGGAGAAGATTTTACAGTTGGTACCTAAAAATATCAGGAGAGCTTTTTAGAGTGCTAAAGCCGGGAGGTTTTTTCTTTTCTTTCTCAAGCCCCAGGCTTTATCACAGAATGGTTTGCGCGATAGATGACGCAGGTTTTGAAATAAGGGATACTTTTATATGGCTTTATACTCAAAACCAAGCTAAGGCTATGGGAGTAGAGCATTTTATTAAAAAGATGTCTATTGATGAGGAAGCGAAAGAAAAGATCAAAGATAAGTTGAACGGATGGAAAACTCCGCAAATTAAGTCCTGCTTTGAGCCGATTGCTATGGCGCAGAAGCCCGCGGGTCAAACTTATTTGAACAATATGCTAGAACACGGGGTTGGACTATTCAACACAAATATAAGAATTGGGAATAATATGTATCCCGCGAATGTGTTTTCGGTGGACAAAATAAGTGAGGCGATAGACAAAGTTTTCCTTTTGTCCAAACCATCAAAGAATGAAAAAGGGCATTACAACGACCACAAGACAGTGAAGCCTTTAGCAGTGTGCGAGTATTTAATTAAGCTGTCCGCTTTTTCGGAAGATGCGATTGTGCTTGATCCTTTTGTTGGTAGCGGTACTACTGCGGTAGCTGCCAAGAGATTGGGAAAGCGATACATAGGTATTGATGTTAATGAAGAGTATGTAAAAATTGCCGAAAGAAGACTTGCGGAGTTGGATAAAAAAGTGGATTTATTTGATAGCGCAGAGAAAGCGGAGAAACAGGTACAGACCTCCTTTTTAATGCGATAA
- a CDS encoding Fic family protein translates to MNDTNISPRQSLILNYISPSDGISRGELEEKLKPSYIVSKPTLIRDLDILLKLELVKIVGKGKNTKYIPLIDNLLLRPFDINRYFEMDPDNRVGAKKSFNFKVFDNLEILFYEKELAHIQSEIKSFKAETKKLSPDILKRELERFTIELSWKSSKIEGNTYSLLETETLIKDNREARGKTKEETQMILNHKDAFNQTLKNRRDFKSINMSLIIQLHNILVDKLSISSGIRKQAVGITGTVYEPFDNEYQTREAMEKFINAVNSASLVLEKALIISFMLPYIQPFADGNKRTARMLANAVLLAYDLYPLSYRNVDEDEFKKALILFYEQNSIVYIKKIFMEQLLFASKNYFK, encoded by the coding sequence ATGAACGACACGAATATTTCTCCAAGGCAAAGTTTAATATTAAATTATATTAGTCCCTCTGATGGTATTAGCCGAGGGGAACTGGAAGAAAAATTAAAGCCATCTTATATCGTTTCCAAGCCAACTTTAATAAGAGATTTGGATATTCTTTTGAAATTGGAATTAGTAAAAATTGTGGGAAAGGGAAAAAACACAAAGTATATTCCTTTAATAGATAATCTTCTTCTAAGACCTTTTGACATTAATAGATATTTTGAAATGGACCCCGACAATCGTGTTGGGGCTAAGAAAAGCTTTAATTTTAAAGTCTTTGATAATTTAGAAATCCTTTTTTATGAAAAGGAACTTGCCCATATACAAAGCGAAATCAAAAGCTTTAAAGCGGAAACTAAAAAACTTTCCCCCGATATTTTAAAAAGAGAGTTGGAAAGGTTTACCATTGAGCTTTCTTGGAAATCTTCAAAGATAGAGGGAAACACTTATTCTCTTTTAGAAACGGAAACTTTGATAAAAGATAACCGGGAAGCGCGTGGAAAAACTAAAGAAGAAACACAGATGATATTAAACCACAAAGATGCTTTTAATCAGACTCTAAAAAATAGGAGGGATTTTAAGAGTATTAATATGTCTCTAATAATCCAATTGCATAATATTTTAGTGGACAAACTAAGTATTTCTTCCGGTATCCGAAAACAAGCTGTGGGTATAACAGGAACAGTATATGAACCTTTTGATAATGAGTATCAGACTAGAGAGGCGATGGAAAAATTTATTAACGCGGTTAATAGCGCTTCTTTGGTTTTAGAAAAGGCCTTAATAATAAGTTTTATGCTCCCCTATATACAACCGTTTGCGGATGGAAATAAAAGAACTGCGCGAATGCTCGCAAATGCGGTTTTGCTGGCTTACGATTTATATCCGTTGTCTTATAGAAATGTGGACGAGGACGAATTTAAGAAGGCGCTAATACTATTTTACGAGCAAAACAGTATTGTTTATATAAAGAAAATTTTTATGGAGCAGTTGCTATTTGCCTCTAAAAACTATTTTAAGTAA
- the radA gene encoding DNA repair protein RadA: MMKSSNVFVCSVCGESFPKWAGNCVSCGSWNTLAETTISVPSKSKRAGLSLPKISVAPLSAIKVELKSRLKTKISEFDRVLGGGFVSGQVVLLAGEPGIGKSTLLLQVANAVAAGSQNSRAVLYISGEESVEQIALRAKRLNISSSLINLASETNVDSLINLLNNFSKNEKPSLVILDSIQTLYTKDLLGMSGSIGQMKECSFRVTQLAKKLGIPVVLVGHVTKEGEIAGPKVLEHIVDTVLYLEGDRNHLFRILKSNKNRFGSVDEAGVFEMDDKGMKEVLNPSSCFISERLANVSGSAITISMEGSRPFAIEVQALVSQTSFGYPRRTASGMNINRVQILCAVLEKRLSLKLSNFDVYVNIVGGLRVTDPACDLAVCLAIYSGVCDIKLSDKLAVFGEVGLSGEVRRVPHTEKRVSEAKRLGYSNVISPQTVRTVGEGVKKAQSSNVKC, translated from the coding sequence ATTATGAAATCCTCCAATGTTTTTGTGTGTTCGGTGTGCGGAGAATCTTTTCCTAAATGGGCGGGTAACTGCGTTTCCTGCGGGTCGTGGAACACTTTAGCCGAAACCACTATATCCGTCCCTTCTAAATCTAAACGAGCAGGGTTATCCTTACCAAAAATTTCTGTTGCGCCTCTTTCCGCTATTAAAGTAGAATTAAAATCCCGCTTAAAAACAAAAATATCCGAATTTGACCGGGTTTTGGGCGGAGGTTTTGTTAGCGGGCAAGTGGTTCTTTTGGCAGGGGAGCCGGGTATCGGAAAAAGCACCCTTCTTTTGCAGGTAGCCAACGCCGTAGCCGCAGGTTCACAAAATTCGCGCGCCGTCCTGTACATTTCTGGAGAAGAGTCGGTGGAACAAATTGCCCTTCGCGCCAAAAGACTTAATATTTCCTCTTCCCTTATAAACCTTGCCAGCGAAACTAATGTGGATAGCTTAATAAACCTCTTAAACAATTTTTCCAAGAATGAAAAACCTTCTTTGGTAATTTTAGACTCAATTCAAACCCTATATACCAAAGACTTACTTGGTATGTCTGGTTCTATAGGACAAATGAAGGAATGTTCCTTTCGCGTTACCCAGCTTGCCAAAAAGTTGGGAATCCCCGTAGTTTTAGTAGGCCATGTAACTAAGGAGGGGGAAATAGCCGGCCCCAAAGTTCTTGAACACATTGTGGATACAGTTTTATATCTTGAGGGGGACAGAAATCATTTGTTTAGAATTTTAAAAAGTAACAAAAATAGGTTTGGGAGTGTGGACGAGGCGGGGGTGTTTGAGATGGACGATAAGGGAATGAAAGAGGTGTTAAACCCCTCGTCCTGCTTTATTAGCGAGAGACTCGCAAATGTATCCGGTTCGGCAATTACCATTTCTATGGAAGGTTCCCGTCCGTTTGCTATTGAGGTCCAGGCATTGGTTTCGCAAACCTCTTTTGGATATCCGCGAAGAACCGCGTCGGGAATGAACATAAATCGTGTTCAGATATTATGCGCGGTTTTAGAAAAAAGGTTATCTTTAAAACTTTCCAATTTTGATGTGTATGTTAATATTGTGGGGGGTTTACGGGTAACCGACCCTGCGTGCGATTTGGCGGTTTGTTTAGCAATTTATTCCGGGGTTTGCGACATTAAGCTTAGCGACAAATTGGCAGTGTTTGGAGAGGTGGGGCTTTCTGGGGAAGTGCGAAGGGTTCCGCATACTGAAAAAAGGGTAAGCGAAGCCAAAAGGTTGGGGTACAGTAATGTAATTAGTCCCCAAACCGTTAGGACGGTGGGGGAGGGCGTAAAAAAAGCTCAAAGCTCAAATGTCAAATGTTAA
- a CDS encoding PIN domain nuclease, whose protein sequence is MNLKPSKKLMSSVIRVVVSLAFFFFAFNRAGVGHFNNAPFLRFENLAEVLIGFMLGSVVFLFSPRIAKGVSRWFENLFFKVLKRVVSDFLKVQSERIRESKIKKETSRREATDEDIKKREGSPVILDTSSIIDGRILEVIKLGFLDSLVIVSDGVVQELRHIADSKDSVRRQRGRRGLDILNEIKKAKGKNFKILAGNSNEEVDKGLIRLAKKYRGRLATVDFNLNKAAKVSGVKVMNINDLVNCLKTVILPGEKITVKVIQPGKDASQGVGYLDDGTMVVVEEGSGFIGKDAMEVVVKRVIQTSAGKMIFCA, encoded by the coding sequence ATGAACTTAAAACCATCTAAAAAATTAATGTCTTCGGTTATCAGGGTTGTGGTGTCTTTGGCTTTTTTCTTCTTTGCTTTTAACAGGGCGGGGGTAGGGCATTTTAACAACGCGCCTTTTTTAAGGTTTGAAAATTTGGCGGAAGTTTTAATAGGTTTTATGTTGGGGTCCGTTGTCTTTTTGTTTTCCCCTCGCATAGCAAAAGGAGTATCGCGCTGGTTTGAAAATCTTTTCTTTAAAGTTCTAAAGAGGGTAGTTTCCGATTTTCTAAAAGTTCAATCAGAGCGGATACGGGAATCGAAAATAAAAAAGGAAACCAGCCGAAGGGAAGCTACGGACGAGGACATTAAAAAGCGGGAAGGTTCTCCAGTTATTTTGGACACTTCGTCTATAATTGACGGCAGGATTTTGGAGGTTATAAAGTTGGGGTTTTTGGATTCTTTAGTAATTGTTTCCGATGGTGTGGTGCAGGAACTTCGTCATATTGCCGACAGCAAAGATTCGGTTCGTCGTCAGCGAGGTAGAAGAGGGCTTGATATTTTAAATGAGATAAAAAAAGCAAAAGGCAAAAACTTTAAAATTTTGGCGGGTAATTCTAATGAGGAGGTGGACAAGGGGCTTATTCGGTTGGCTAAAAAATATAGAGGCAGGTTGGCAACGGTGGATTTTAATTTAAACAAAGCGGCAAAAGTTTCAGGGGTAAAGGTTATGAATATCAACGACCTTGTTAATTGTTTAAAGACGGTTATTTTGCCGGGGGAAAAAATTACTGTAAAAGTTATCCAGCCGGGAAAAGACGCAAGTCAAGGCGTGGGGTATTTAGACGACGGGACGATGGTGGTGGTAGAGGAGGGCAGTGGTTTTATTGGCAAAGATGCGATGGAAGTTGTGGTTAAAAGAGTAATTCAAACCTCGGCGGGCAAAATGATATTCTGCGCCTAA
- a CDS encoding ATP-binding protein, with the protein MNNEHIVGQKKRLLFYELEKHISHKNALVVTGMRQVGKTTLLRQVYDYLEGKPKVWFDLDNPLDQKLFEDIDYKNIYENIVKMSGAGVGGKTIYVFVDEIQNFPQITKIIKYLLDHFGVKFLVTGSSSFYLKNLFPESLAGRKFLFVLKPLDFWEYLYFKGKISLDAALSKNKDKTFAKGNLFEYKKVEADYEDFLLYGGFPEVVVTKDEETKRQVLKNIFASFFEKDLKILSDYKDTKELRDLILLLVPRVGSLLDVTRIASELGVERVKVYSYLEFLRGIFFLYLAPRFSKSVDRSVAGGRKVYFCDNGLLNIVGKVSEGQILENSIYNQLSKFGEVSYYNKRGVSEIDFILDKQTAFEVKSLAVKKDVTRLKKLALEIGIENSFVISKRFTDIEGILFSQLI; encoded by the coding sequence ATGAATAACGAACACATTGTAGGACAAAAAAAGAGGTTGTTATTTTATGAGCTGGAAAAGCATATTTCTCACAAGAATGCTCTTGTGGTTACTGGTATGCGTCAAGTGGGGAAGACTACGCTTTTGCGGCAAGTTTATGATTATTTGGAGGGCAAGCCCAAAGTTTGGTTTGATTTAGATAACCCTTTGGACCAAAAGCTTTTTGAGGATATTGACTACAAAAACATTTACGAAAATATCGTAAAAATGTCGGGTGCGGGGGTTGGGGGTAAAACCATTTATGTTTTTGTAGACGAGATTCAGAATTTTCCTCAAATAACCAAAATTATCAAGTACTTGCTTGATCATTTTGGAGTAAAGTTTCTTGTTACGGGTTCATCCAGTTTTTATCTAAAAAACTTGTTTCCCGAAAGTTTAGCTGGGAGAAAGTTCCTGTTTGTTCTAAAGCCGCTGGATTTTTGGGAGTATCTATATTTTAAAGGCAAAATTTCTTTAGATGCGGCTTTGTCCAAAAATAAGGATAAAACCTTTGCTAAAGGGAATTTGTTTGAATATAAAAAAGTGGAAGCGGATTATGAAGATTTTTTGTTGTATGGGGGTTTTCCTGAGGTTGTGGTTACGAAGGATGAGGAGACTAAAAGGCAGGTTTTGAAAAATATTTTTGCGTCCTTTTTTGAAAAGGATCTAAAAATTCTTTCCGATTACAAAGATACCAAAGAATTGCGCGATCTTATTCTCCTTTTGGTTCCTAGAGTTGGGTCATTGCTTGATGTTACAAGAATCGCAAGCGAGCTTGGGGTTGAACGGGTGAAAGTGTATAGTTATTTGGAATTTCTGCGGGGTATATTTTTTCTGTACCTTGCGCCTAGGTTTTCTAAAAGTGTGGACAGGTCAGTTGCTGGGGGGAGAAAAGTTTATTTTTGCGACAACGGTTTGCTAAACATTGTTGGCAAGGTTTCCGAGGGGCAAATTTTAGAAAATTCTATTTATAATCAGTTGAGCAAGTTTGGAGAAGTGTCTTATTACAATAAAAGGGGAGTTTCGGAAATAGATTTTATTTTGGATAAACAAACTGCTTTTGAGGTAAAATCTCTTGCGGTAAAAAAGGATGTAACAAGGCTAAAAAAGCTCGCTTTGGAAATTGGTATAGAGAATAGTTTTGTAATAAGCAAAAGGTTTACGGATATTGAAGGCATTCTTTTTTCCCAGCTAATCTAA
- a CDS encoding ATP-binding protein translates to MIKRTAETFITQYLENKNNSKILFIWGPRRSGKTTLLEKVSADISVPIFNFNLLSDQEPFVPRREILAKLAASHPVILIDEVQYFPESTVALKALHDEFKIKVIATGSSELRQKSKNFDSLADRYNEIFCLPLSLEETLKHETLPLYRIEEQAKQLAEDFQVFGSYPEVVTMRKTASEMEIADKLEKIVDAYILKDIIEIYELKNAKLAKDILTKIALQTGSEVSLREIASSLQANTATVANYIEIFIKNYILIALPSFKTNVRKAVSENRKLYFWDCGIRNALIKDFRKTELRPDKGGVFENLVISEVSKVIKNHRLKLNLYFYREYGGKEVDLVIEDYKKKYTVFEIKLTPQKAKPIFPLPHSLSTITPGNLLESLNKLTQTVL, encoded by the coding sequence ATGATTAAAAGAACCGCAGAAACTTTTATAACCCAATATCTAGAAAATAAAAACAACAGCAAGATATTATTTATTTGGGGTCCTAGAAGATCTGGAAAAACCACATTGCTTGAGAAAGTTAGCGCTGATATTTCCGTACCAATCTTCAACTTTAATCTTCTCTCTGACCAGGAACCCTTTGTCCCTCGGCGGGAAATTTTGGCTAAGTTAGCCGCTTCCCATCCAGTGATACTAATTGACGAAGTGCAATATTTCCCGGAATCTACTGTTGCCCTAAAAGCTCTTCACGACGAATTTAAAATAAAGGTTATAGCCACAGGAAGTAGCGAATTAAGGCAGAAGTCAAAAAACTTTGACAGCCTTGCCGACAGGTACAACGAAATTTTTTGCCTTCCTTTATCACTTGAAGAAACCTTAAAACACGAAACTCTTCCTCTGTACAGAATTGAGGAACAAGCAAAACAACTTGCCGAAGACTTTCAGGTTTTCGGCTCTTACCCCGAAGTTGTAACTATGAGAAAAACCGCTTCGGAAATGGAAATAGCCGATAAGCTCGAGAAGATTGTGGATGCTTATATTCTCAAAGACATTATTGAAATTTATGAATTGAAAAACGCCAAACTCGCTAAAGACATCCTCACAAAAATTGCTCTCCAAACTGGAAGCGAAGTATCGCTTAGAGAGATAGCTTCAAGTCTACAAGCAAATACGGCAACCGTGGCAAACTACATAGAAATATTTATTAAAAACTACATTCTTATTGCCCTCCCCTCTTTTAAAACAAATGTCAGGAAAGCCGTTTCCGAAAACCGCAAGTTGTATTTTTGGGATTGCGGTATCCGAAACGCGCTAATAAAAGATTTTAGAAAAACCGAGCTTAGACCCGATAAAGGCGGGGTTTTTGAAAACCTCGTAATTTCCGAAGTATCAAAAGTTATAAAAAACCATCGCCTAAAACTGAATTTATACTTTTATCGCGAATACGGAGGCAAAGAGGTAGACCTTGTAATAGAAGATTATAAAAAGAAATACACGGTTTTTGAGATAAAATTAACCCCACAAAAAGCAAAACCAATTTTCCCCTTACCGCACAGTTTAAGCACAATAACGCCAGGAAATCTTCTTGAATCTCTGAACAAACTTACACAAACCGTCCTCTAA